In one Podarcis muralis chromosome 7, rPodMur119.hap1.1, whole genome shotgun sequence genomic region, the following are encoded:
- the LOC144328279 gene encoding uncharacterized protein LOC144328279 produces the protein MMSSLPFAPLACLYKTGRSRGGSPSLLRLAPSPLAIAATRCRYWACACSASTRGAASERAPTSDGTRQGPLAVPVPTVPASAQEGGKQPPPPPPLPGNRAATPGSPRRVIVQASTGELLRCLGDFVCRRCYHIAARYWACACAIAPSGFPSAGIKQPASLLFLIKGTSTLLPLGVSHPKALWAAGSGAVLPLPHAGWLLTRPLGRRGIRLDEGSDAGGTEQHGRSELAPGRTQTASCSCIQQLRGWQK, from the exons ATGATGTCATCACTGCCATTTGCTCCACTGGCCTGTCTGTacaagact GGCCGGagcagagggggctcgccctctcttctccggctagccccatcgccgctcgctattGCCGCTACGAGGTGCCGCTACTGGGCCTGCGCCTGCTCGGCAAGCACAcgtggggcggcgagcgagcgagctcccacgTCCGACGGCACCAGGCAGGGGCCCTTGGCCGTGCCGGTGCCCACCGTGCCCGCCTCCGCCCAGGAGGGCGGCAAGCAGCCACCGCCACCCCCGCCGCTGCCCGGCAACCGCGCCGCCACCCCCGGCTCCCCGCGGCGGGTGATCGTGCAGGCTTCGACGGGCGAGCTGCTCCGCTGCCTGGGGGACTTCGTGTGCCGCCGCTGCTACCACATCGCCGCTCGCTACTGGGCCTGCGCGTGCGCgatcgcgccttcgggattcccttcagcaGGCATCAAGCAGCCTGCCTCCCTGCTTTTTCTAATTAAGGGAACCTCCACTCTCCTGCCCCTCGGTGTTTCTCACCCCAAAGCCTTGTGGGCAGCAGGAAGTGGGGCTGTCCTGCCTCTACCCCACGCCGGGTGGCTGCTGACACGTCCCTTGGGCAGGAGAGGCATCCGGCTGGATGAAGGCAGCGACGCCGGGGGAACGGAACAGCACGGCAGGTCTGAGTTGGCGCCTGGAAGGACACAGACTGCTTCATGTAGCTGCATTCAACAGCTCCGAGGCTGGCAG aaatgA